The Mercurialis annua linkage group LG2, ddMerAnnu1.2, whole genome shotgun sequence genome contains a region encoding:
- the LOC126666936 gene encoding probable polyamine transporter At3g13620: MESHNSSHSQILLHQPLPLPPPPPPTKKSHQKLPLIPLIFLIFFEVSGGPYGEEPTVAAAGPLWAILGFTVFPFIWSIPEALITAELAALFPGNGGFVIWAERAFGSFWGSLMGSWKFFTGVLNLGSAVILCIDYLKLLIPILSSGLPRYIAIFTLTLMLSLVNYIGLAIVGYTAVILGIISLSPFLAMTLISIPKIDPSRWINLGQKGTQKDWNLYFNTLFWNLNFWDNASTLAGEVENPQRNFPKALFFAGLLAILGYLVPLVVAIGVVPLNQEDWSDGYLANVAEIIGGKWLKIWVEIGAFLSVVGLYEAQLSSCVYQLVGMADLGFLPEFFGVRSSWFDTPWVGILLSTIIALFGSCLDFADIISSVNFLYCLGMLLEFASFLWLRRKLTNIKRPFRVPIGLNCLVIMCLIPCGFLVYIMAMATKIVYIVSAGFTFIGIFWYFFMNLCRSKKWVRFSNAEDLGYQRLE, from the coding sequence ATGGAATCCCACAACTCTTCACATTCTCAAATTCTCCTCCATCAACCACTGCCACtaccaccgccgccgccgcccaCCAAAAAATCCCACCAAAAACTACCGCTAATTCCCCTCATCTTCCTCATCTTCTTTGAAGTCTCCGGCGGCCCTTATGGCGAAGAACCAACCGTCGCTGCAGCCGGACCACTCTGGGCCATACTCGGCTTCACCGTATTTCCCTTCATTTGGAGCATTCCCGAAGCTCTCATCACAGCGGAGCTCGCCGCACtcttccccggcaacggcggtTTCGTTATCTGGGCCGAAAGGGCATTTGGGTCTTTCTGGGGATCACTTATGGGTTCTTGGAAATTCTTCACTGGTGTACTTAACTTGGGTTCTGCAGTGATTCTTTGCATTGACTATCTGAAACTGTTAATTCCAATTTTATCCTCAGGTTTGCCTCGTTACATTGCAATTTTTACGTTGACTTTAATGTTATCTTTGGTAAATTACATAGGCTTAGCTATAGTTGGTTACACAGCAGTTATTTTAGGTATTATATCATTGTCTCCATTTTTAGCCATGACTTTAATCTCAATCCCTAAGATTGATCCTTCAAGATGGATAAATTTAGGGCAAAAGGGTACCCAAAAAGATTGGAATTTGTACTTCAATACATTGTTTTGGAACCTTAATTTTTGGGATAATGCAAGTACTTTAGCAGGAGAAGTTGAAAACCCACAAAGAAATTTTCCAAAAGCACTATTTTTTGCTGGtttattagcaattttaggCTACTTAGTGCCTCTTGTGGTGGCTATAGGGGTTGTACCATTGAACCAAGAAGATTGGAGTGATGGGTATTTGGCTAATGTTGCTGAAATAATTGGTGGTAAGTGGTTAAAAATTTGGGTTGAAATTGGTGCTTTTTTGTCAGTTGTTGGGTTATATGAAGCCCAATTAAGCAGCTGTGTGTATCAACTTGTGGGTATGGCTGATTTAGGATTTTTGCCTGAGTTTTTTGGAGTTAGATCAAGTTGGTTTGATACACCTTGGGTTGGAATTTTGTTGTCTACCATAATTGCATTATTTGGCTCTTGTTTGGATTTTGCTGACATTATTTCTTCAGTGAATTTCTTGTATTGTTTGGGTATGTTATTGGAATTTGCATCTTTTTTATGGTTGAGGAGAAAATTGACTAATATTAAGAGACCATTTAGAGTGCCAATTGGGTTGAATTGTCTGGTAATTATGTGCTTGATTCCATGTGGGTTTTTGGTGTATATAATGGCCATGGCTACTAAAATTGTGTACATAGTGAGTGCAGGTTTTACATttattggtattttttggtattttttcaTGAATTTATGTAGATCAAAGAAGTGGGTTCGGTTTAGCAATGCAGAAGATTTGGGATATCAAAGGCTAGAATAG